The nucleotide window aaaaaaaaaaaaaaagaaccaaccacaacatttaaaaaacctcGCATTAAAAAttgtggccctgaaaagggccgttgtAAAGATTTTGAATATGATGGTAGTAGTGCGCGCGGACCGTACGTATACGCCACCTCAAATTAAGCTCTCTCTCCGCGAATACGACGAGCCAGCTGGATGTCTTTCGGCATAATTGTCACACGTTTGGCGTGGATGGCGCACAGATTTGTGTCTTCAAACAGCCCGACCAGATAAGCCTCGCTGGCTTCCTGCAGAGCCATGACGGCGGAACTCTGGAACCGGAGATCGGTCTTGAAGTCCTGCGCTATCTCACGTACCAGCCGCTGGAACGGCAGCTTGCGTATGAGTAGCTCCGTGCTCTTCTGGTATCTACGGATCTCACGGAGGGCGACAGTTCCAGGCCTGTAGCGATGAGGTTTCTTCACGCCGCCGGTGGCCGGGGCGCTCTTGCGTGCCGCCTTGGTCGCCAGCTGCTTCCTGGGAGCTTTGCCACCGGTGGATTTGCGGGCGGTCTGCTTGGTACGGGCCATTTTTCCTGACGGCAATAACTAGTCGGTGCTGCTGCTGGTTTACAAATTCACGCTGTTAAGACCTCCTGTTCGGATGCACAGAAAGCAATGCCCTAGAAAGTAAACGGGACCGGTATTTATTGCCGGCTCGGTCTCACGTGATTGGTCAAAATGGGCCGCTCCTATTGGCCGCCTCGACTGCCCAATCACGCGGCCTTAAGAGAGCATAAAAGTGAGGGATACCGGGACGGCGGCTTCAGATCGACTGACCTGCTCGCTGAGAAACAAGTTTTTTGCTCGTCATTTGAAGTTAAGCTGCTGCTATGACCGGTCGCGGGAAAGGAGGTAAAGGTTTGGGCAAAGGCGGAGCCAAGCGTCACCGCAAGGTCCTGCGAGACAACATCCAGGGCATCACCAAGCCGGCCATCAGGCGTCTGGCCCGCCGCGGCGGTGTGAAACGTATCTCAGGTCTCATATACGAAGAGACCAGAGGAGTACTTAAAGTGTTCCTCGAGAACGTAATCAGAGACGCAGTCACTTACACCGAACACGCAAAGAGGAAAACTGTAACCGCCATGGACGTGGTGTACGCGCTGAAGAGGCAAGGCAGAACTCTGTACGGCTTCGGCGGTTAAGCGGTCACCGTTCCCGCTGGTCTACGAATATTAAAACGGCCCTTTTAAGGGCCACCCACCAACCAAGAGGTTAATAAAATAGTAGTCTTATCTTTATGTGTAAATCATCATCAACTAAGAAGAAGAATTAATTTGATGATACAATTTACTTTTACCTTACCTgtgagataaaatatttgtttgactggcagcaaaagagagagagagagaaaaaaagaagtatatatatgtatgatgattgatgatgtgtgtgtgtgtacttttttttttacttttaagatttaaaatgaattaatccgCGTGTAGGTTTTTTATATCCATGTGGATCGTCGTCAGAACACTACTTACTACTAAGGAAGAGAGAGAAATTTACAATAACTACTACATTTTGTACTTGTGTTTGTTGTTGAGCTTACGAAAATTGAAGAAGGAAGGTACACAAGCAATACAACTTCTTAGTtagttagtagtagtagtagtagtagtatactGTACGATGTGTTGTTGTTAACTTCCCATTCAATATAATATGATtgattgattttcttctttttttttttttttgtattcattcccTTGGACGGACCGGCCGGTGTGAAcggtgattaaaaataaatagcatgcCGCAttcgtgcatatatatatatatatatatgtttgggaCCTCAACAGGTTCGTAGCGGTTAAAAAGTACGTTCTCACCAGGACCTACCTTACAACCTCTATTATTATACTAACTATGTATGTAGGggggaaattaatttaaatgtgtatgtattatttatatgtatgtatccaCATCCACCCAACTGTgtgttgttttactttaaaagaatttaatcatCATTTATGCACGCCAGTTCaacaagccttttttttttaaaccttttcaaACATGGTGGCCCTTAAAAGGGCCGTTTTAATTTGTCTGACGATTGTTTGTGAAGTATCGGACCGGTGATTAGAGCGCTTCTTAAGCTTTCTTCTCGGTCTTCTTCGGCAGAAGCACGGCTTGAATGTTCGGCAAGACACCACCTTGTGCGATGGTGACCCCGGACAAAAGCTTGTTTAACTCCTCGTCATTGCGGATGGCCAACTGCAAGTGCCTCGGGATGATACGAGTTTTCTTGTTGTCCCTGGCCGCGTTTCCTGCCAACTCCAATACTTCCGCAGCCAAATATTCCATGACGGCAGCCAGGTAGACCGGAGCGCCCGCTCCGACACGTTCTGCGTAGTTGCCCTTCCTGAGAAGACGGTGGATTCTGCCCACCGGGAATTGAAGACCGGCGCGGGAAGACCGCGACTTTGCCTTTCCCTTCACTTTACCACCCTTTCCGCGACCTGACATCGTTTGGCTGCTGCTGCTGTGAACTTGGAATGAACAAACACGAAGGAATGACCCGACGGCCGTCGGTCTGACTCTATTTACGGTTTCAAGCACCGACCACTATTGGGCTCACCGTTGCCGTCGTCGCGGCGAAACCTTTCGATTGGTCAGTTCAGCCAGCTGTTTCGGTTCCTCGACCGCCATTGGTCGGGGCACCTTAAAAGTTAACGGTATCCGCAATTTTGGCGTTTCCTATACGGTCCGccaagtttatatataaactttaatgaagGCCACACGATTGGTCGGCAAGTTGCCATACGTTGTTTGCAGCCTCGTCATTCGTGGGAAAAGGGAATTTCTTTTCGACGGGCCGGTCTTATTGGGAGCAAAAATACCGATTTCTATCATAAATAGGTCCTTCCGTACCTGCGTTCCACCAAATTCAAAGCATCATGCCACCTAAGACCAGCGGTAAAGCGGCCAAGAAGGCCGGCAAGGCGCAAAAGAACATCGCCAAGGGAGACAAGAAAAAGAAACGCAAGAGGAAGGAAAGCTACGCGGTGTA belongs to Lycorma delicatula isolate Av1 chromosome 1, ASM4794821v1, whole genome shotgun sequence and includes:
- the LOC142318395 gene encoding histone H3, with translation MARTKQTARKSTGGKAPRKQLATKAARKSAPATGGVKKPHRYRPGTVALREIRRYQKSTELLIRKLPFQRLVREIAQDFKTDLRFQSSAVMALQEASEAYLVGLFEDTNLCAIHAKRVTIMPKDIQLARRIRGERA
- the LOC142334409 gene encoding histone H4, which encodes MTGRGKGGKGLGKGGAKRHRKVLRDNIQGITKPAIRRLARRGGVKRISGLIYEETRGVLKVFLENVIRDAVTYTEHAKRKTVTAMDVVYALKRQGRTLYGFGG
- the LOC142334382 gene encoding histone H2A; its protein translation is MSGRGKGGKVKGKAKSRSSRAGLQFPVGRIHRLLRKGNYAERVGAGAPVYLAAVMEYLAAEVLELAGNAARDNKKTRIIPRHLQLAIRNDEELNKLLSGVTIAQGGVLPNIQAVLLPKKTEKKA